Part of the Aquimarina sp. MAR_2010_214 genome is shown below.
TCATTTTTTTGATTATTATATTGGCTTAGTGAAGTGAAACGAGCAAAGATTTCTGGTAAGTGCCTGTATAGGCCTTAACAGGAATTTTGCGAAGCTTGATCGAGCTAAGCCAATATAATTTGCAGTTTAATTCGATTAATACTAAATTCTTAACTATTTTGATTACCTCTAATAGTCATAGTAATCCACATTTATTGATTTTTCATATGTTGCTCCGTTGGAATCTCTAAAATGAAATGTAACAACCCCTTTTCGAGGAGAAACCATCCCTAATTGTTTTAGTAAACCCCCATTCGAAATTCTATTACCAATATTCCACTCAAATCCTTGAGGAATATGATCTTCACTCCCGTCAATGATATACATTAAATCTCCTAATCCAACCGAAGTGATATGTAAATAATATTCAATTTCTTGCTTCAAATTATCTGGACGTTTAATGAAATAAGTAAAACTTAAATCCCAACGATATGGTACAGATAAAGGATCAGGAGTCATTACTACCTCAAAATCCGTAAGTAATGTTTCAAAATTGATTACTTTAGATTTCACAACCCCATTAGAAGCTTCAGCTATAAACTCTATATCAGTATCTTGAGCCTTTGTTCCCTCATACTCTCCAAAAGTTATCCCTTCAGAAAGGTTAAACTCTCTATTTTGAAGTATTTCTTGATCTTCTGAATCCAATTTCACTTCTCCTTCCACATTTTTAAAGTATACTTTATACGTTAAGTTTTCTGTTCCTTTTGTTTTAATATCTATACTGAATGGTGTGGATTCATTAATGTAGTTTTTCTCTTTATCAAAAAGAACTGTAAACTCAAAATCTGTTTCATTAACTGTTATTGGTACAATAATCTCTTTGGTAATTTCATTTGAAGCTGTTACTTGAAAGGTTAGATTCCCAGCCCCTATTGACGTTCCTAGGTAATTCAAACTCATAATACCGTTTGAAATATTATTTATAATTTCTCCCTGGGCATATTCGACACCATTTATAGAAAGCTTACCTTCAACGCCAGTGTCAAAATATTTCATTGAGAAATTAAGCTCTTCTGTTACTGGTTCTTCAATAGTAATAGATAGATTAAGTTCTATGCTTTGATTGATCAAAAGAGTTTCTTGATCTGTATTTGTAGTAAGTGTAAAATTTGTTTTTTCTAAATTTTGAATATCTACATCAAGTTCTTCACAAGAAATTATAGATAAAGCAATACTAACTAAGATGATTATTTTTTTCATTGTTATAAAGTTTAAAATTTAAAGGCAAGTCCAAGCCCAATCATGAATTTGTTTTTTCCTATCTCGCTTTCAGGATGGTAAAAATGAGTATATCTAGCTATAGCAGAAAGATGATTTGTTATTTTGACATCTGCTTCTGCAGCTCCATAACCACCATAAATAGCCCCTCCCTTCGTAGTTATAAACTCTCGTTCTTGTAATTGTATTTCTGAAAAATCAATAGATTCATTCCCTATAACTCCACCAACTCCGACAGAAAAGAGAAATGACTTACTGTAATTACTTATCAAAGGTATATTTGTGAAATACCCTACATTAAGAGTATACACTTCTATTGGAATGTCATATCCAGTTTGTTTTTCTTCGAGAAAGCCTGCATATCCCCCAATCTCAAAATATCGTCCAATATTTTTATCTGGATAATAATGAAAATTACCCGCAGCAGAATAGCCATTATTTGAATAGCCAATCAAACCGCTTACCTCATTTGAATACTGACCGCTTACAGTACAAAATGCTAGTAACATAATAAGCAGAATTATATGTTGTTGTTTCATGATCTTAATTTTGTTTGTTACTTGTGATTCCATAATGATTTAATAATAGATTAGTTTTAAATACTTCATTTTTCATAAGTCTGATTTCTGTTTTTAGATGCTCATTTTCTAGTTCAATAAGATTAATGGTATTACTGTCGTTAAAAGTTAATGTCCTTCCTCTCAGCTTTTCTATTGATAGGTATACTAGCCCTATTGTTACTGCAATCATTATTGAGATAGATGATCGGTAGATTTTATCACTCAAAAACCAGTTTTCGGTTTTGTTCCATAAATTGTTTTCACTTGTTTCCATAATTTTGATTTTTAGAAATTAATTAAATTGCCATCTTCTTTTTGGTCTATACCTGCAATGCCCAAAACTTCATTGATGATGTTGTTGTAATTACGTTTGAAATATTCTTCGGGAGTTTTGATGTTATAGGTATGTTTTATTTCAGGTTGTTCAGAAATCAAAAACTTAGTCTTTAAAAATTCTCGGGGTGTTCCTTCTGCTACAATTCCATAGAATTCCCCTTTATCCAAATTCATAATATCAGTAACCTTAACACGATCTCTTTCCTGAATCGATTCATTTTGTCCTTTGCTCTTACTTCTTCCTAATTGCCAAGCTAATCCTCCAGATTTTCCATCATTCTGCGAAGTGGTTACAAAAGTTCTATCTTGTTTACTGAAAATAGATTTTATCATTTCTGCAGTTTTTACATTTGCGGTTCGCCCATAAATTTGCGTACCTAAATTTGAAAGAATAGATTGAGCAGCCTCTTTTCCATTTTGAGCTTCGATTTGACCATAATCCTGTGCAGCATAGATTGTAGAAATTTTATTGGATCTTGCTGTGGCTAAAAATTCCGTTAGTCTAGGAATGAAAATTGTAGGAGCTTCATCAATTATAATTGTACTCTTATATTTATCTTCTTGATTCATTAACCGCAGTGTAGAAGATAGAATAAGGGAAATGACTGGGGCATATGTAGCTGATAAAGTACTGTCATTACCAATGCACATAAACTTTGGATCGCTGGGATCATTAAGGTTTAATGAAAAATCATTCCCAGATAGAATCCAAAATATTTCAGGGTTATTAAGTGTTGATAAAGCATTTTGAAGTGTTGACATCACACTCGCTACTAATTTATTAGCTTTACGATCCATTGCTTGCCTCAAACTAGAAATCATTCCAGAAGCTTCGGTATCTGTTCCTACCATTTCTATAATTTTCTCTATATCGACATGTAAAAACATGCTAATGATATGTGGTATGGTGCAATACTCTGGGTGATTATTTCTCATATACCACATCACGCCTGTTAGAATACTTTGAGCTTCCCTATCAAAATATTCTCTCTGCTTTATAGTTTCTGGCAGAAGGTTTTGAATAAGGGTTTGACTTAATTCAAAAGCATGGGCAGATTTGAGAAGGTATTTTGGGGAAATCGGATTAACTCTATTACTTCTAGAAGGATCTTTAAAATCTACAAAAAATGTACTTACCTTAGTTGAATCTTTATATTCGTATAATAGTTTTTCACTCATGGAAGGTGCTTTAAAATCATAAAAGACACCGGCCATTTCATTTTTTGCGGATTGAATGATTGTTGGTTCGATTACGCTTTTCGATTTTCCTGCACCAGCTCCACCTTGTACATATATATTTCTATAGATGTTATCAATTGTTATGATTCCTTTTTCTGTCTTAAAACTTAAACTTTCTGAGTTATCACTATTTTCAGAATCAGCAACTTCAATATCATTAATTTTATCAATATTCTTTTTAGCAACCAGTTTATTGATCCAGTAATAAAAGGGAAATACTGTGACCAATAAGTTAACTAAAGGAAAAAAGTAGATAAGTACTCCGAAGGCATAATGAATCTTAAAATATTTGCAGAATAGGTAACAGCTATATACTGTCCAGATTTTTATTAAAAAAAATAAAGTGTGTCCTAATGCTTCAATTATATTGATGTCTTTCATAATTCTAGTTCTTTTGATTTATCTAAATTATTTTCTTGTATTAGGCTTTTATATTTTATCTTTTCTTCAGGAGTTCCATTCTTTAAAGCATATTGTACTTCAAACTTCTCATTCAGGCTTCTTTCGTATTTAAATTGCCTATCAAATGATTGTTCATTTTTGATAACCCATTGCATTCGGTCAAAACTTGCGTTAGGTACATTTCTACCTCTTAGTTTATGATTATTAGTGTTCCTGGCACTTCTGTGCGGACTTAATCGGATTCGTTTTTCTTTATGAGACCTGCTAACAACAATATGTACGTGACTTTGTAGCCCAGGTTTTAATTCCCCACTTTTAGCTTTGCCATTGATGACTTCTTTTTCTGTGCCTTTGTACTTTCGTTTGTGCTCAGTTTTTCCGAAGTATACAATGTCGTTTTTCGAGATATTGTTTCGGAAATTTGAAGCATAGTTTTTCATTGCGTTTCTCGCATACTCACGGATGTTAGTATTATATTTTTCAAATTCTTTTTTACTCATTTGGTTTACGTTATCAATCCCTTTTCTACCAGTTGCCTTTTCTGCCAAATAGCTCAATTCTTTTTCGCTAAAATTCAATGTAACAGTGAAATATTTATCTTCTTTTCTGGTTAGTCCTTTGCCTCTGGTATTTTGATCGATCTTTTGCATAGCAGTTGTAGAGGATAGTTTATTTTGATGTTGATCAAAAAAGAATTGTTGGCGATCATACTTTTTCTCTGCAATGAGTTCTTGATTTTCTTTATTTAGATAAAAGGTATATTTAGAACAACTTCCTTTACTGTCAGCAGTAGTTTTATGTATAATACAAACTGGCATTATCTTAATTTTGAGTTCAATTGTTCTAATGATTCACTAATCTTTAATAGATCATTTTTTAGCTCAATATCTTTTTCTTTTACTCTTCCAAAAATAGAGTTGAGATTCTGAATTAAGTCTTTGAAAAAAGAGGTGTTCTGTTCAATAGATTCTGATAATGACACTTGTAACGGATAAAGAATTTCAGATTCTTGTGTTTTGAAAAAACCGACAATTCTACGATCAATAACCTTTATCATTTGAGAGGGAGTTTTGTCATTTATTAGTGCAGGGTCTTGTCCTGTTTTTTTGAAAAACAGTATCATATCTTCTGTGAATTTTCCGATAGGACGGTTAAATTCTTCAGAAAGATTCCTCAAATCCTTATGGGGTTTTTCATTAATCACAATACTCTTTTTCATCTGTTTTATAATTTTTAATGTTGAAAATCAGATCATTACATAGATGTTATAAGAATCTTATAAATCGTTATAAATTTTAACTTGTTCTAATTGATTGATATCCCATTGATTAGCCTCGCAGAGCAAGTTGGGTTCACTGCGTTAGCATGAATCCTACTTGCTGTTCTTAAAATAAGAACACACTCACCGTTTCTTAGAATTGGGTATCAAAGGGAAATTAAAATCTACGACTCTCTCCATTAAGAGGAATCACATTAAACATGTGGTAGATACGATCATCGATGCGTTTATGATTTTCTTTAGCATCCCCATCATATTTTTTTACGAGTTCTTTAATAGTAAGATTAGTAGAGCAAAAAGTCTTTGTACCGATAGCTTTAAAGCGATTATATCGCATTTCTAAAATCTCTCTCATGAGCTCCTTTCTAATACCAAAGTCGTTCGCGATTCTTTCACTGCCCAGATCATCAAAGTATACTTTGCCTTTTGAGTAATTTTCAATTACACTTTCACCACCTCCTGCGGAATTATTTTTTTTGTTTTCTTTATTAAATTTTGTGGTGATGGTAAGACAAGAGACATTAGTAAACCATAATTGTGGAATATTATGTGCTTTTCCGATACTTTGCATGATTTCAAAAAATGAAGTTTTGCCAACTCCACAATTTCCAGCAAGCATGATACCTTTTTGTAATTGCCCATTTTCTACTATTTCTTCAAATGAGGGATCATTTGCAAAATAGCGACAAAGGATATCGAGTATGTGTCGATTTTCATCATCTACAATGAATGCTCTGCGTTCTTTCAAGTAATATGCTTTTGCAGCCTTATAGAACTCTTTTTTAAGCCACTCTAGGGGTAAGGTCATATTTTTAATTTTAATAGGTTCTGGTGTATTATGAAGCTTTTCGAAGTATTCTATAGTTTTTCTTTGTCGCGCAATTCTTTCTTTTTTTTCTTCGGGAGTTTCCAACCCAAACTTTTCTTTTACTCTTTGTCCTAATGAATTTTTCATTTTTTTCTTGGATTTGCGTTGATGATTTTTGATTTTTTCTTTTTAAAAGAAAATGTATTATTACTATGTATTATTATATTGTCACTTTCCGCACTTTGCGAATCCTGTATGTGCGAAGTGCGGACTGCTAGATTATGGGAGTGCGCAATAACAGTTTTCAGGTAGTGCGAAACATTAAGGTATCTAACAGAGCCATTCTGAGTTCTAACCACTTTTCTAGTGATCATTTTTTTGCTTACAAGCGTTTTAATTATATTTGAGACTCTACTCTCGGATACGCCAAAGAATTCAGAGAAATATTTATTTCCAGCGTAGCATCCACCTTTTACATGATCCTCAAGGCTATCAATTTCTACAATGAATATTTTTTCCTGAATAGATAGGTCTTTACTAAGCCAGATTTCTTTAGGTATCCATATTCCTTTGAATGCTCTATTCATTACCTTCTACTTGATTGTACTAGCCCTGGATTTTTTTGAGCAAGTTTCAAAAGTTGTGATTTGGAAAAAAACACAGATCTACCAATTTGAAAATAAGGCACTTTACCTTTCTTTTTCCAAGCTATAAGGCTTGTTACTGATATACCAAGAAATTTGGCTGCTTCTTTTTGTGATAGTCGATCTTCTGTAGGGTTAATAGGAGTTTGTTGTATAAACTCTGTCTTACGCAATCTATCGATTACAACCTCTACAATACGTTCTAGGTCTTTTTTGGAATGTGTTATTAATTGGAAACTCATATGACACTGTTTTTAAATTAAACCACCTTAAATAGTTTAGGTGTTTGAACAGGTCAAATTTGGATAAATAATGAGTAGAAAAAATTTGACGAAAAAAATTGTCAGAGCAAATGAGTAGTACTAATGAAAATAAGGAATTATTTATTAATCAATTTGTCAAGTATAGTTTTCAAATCATACTTGATTTCGTTTGAAAAATCTGATTTCTTGTACAACTTGGTTCTAAAAGTCACATCACCTATCAAGAGTTTTATATCTGGAAATGATTTAATTAAATTTTCATACAACCTATTAGCATTCAAATTCAGGATAATAGATTCATTGCTAAAAAACTTTAAGAGTCCAACGAAATCTGAGAGCTCCTCTATAGTTAGATTTGTTGTGTATTCTTGAAAATCAAATATTTCTTTAATATAAAAACTCTCTGGAACATTCTTTTTGTACACTGTGCATTGTTGTATAAATAACCGAAAAAATGTGTTATTATAATCTTTGGGCATATATTCAGTCCAAAAAGTCTCCATAGCTAATTTTAGAGCTTTTTGAGACAGCTTGTTCGAAATGTATAGAGGATTCTTATTTTTACTCCTTTTGAGAGCTTCTTTTAACGTTACTATTGAATAATCTTGATCTATGACTTCTTTATAAATTTTAAAATCATCATATATCCATCTATTGATTCCATTATGGTCAATATTTAAATTATCATAATATGAATAGAATTCATTGTAATTGCTTCTTTCCAACCCTAACTCAAAACAAGTCTTAACCATGTCTCTAATACTTCTAGCATCGGTTCCTTTGAGATGGGAATTTTTAATGTCTTTCCTAAACTGAGTTTTCCATTCATTGAGAGTCATGATGAATAAGGATGCAGATAAAAATTTTGGGTCATGAAGTAGTAATGGTTGATTATTAAAATAAATCTGTTCCCAATGCTCAACACGATAAATCTTTCTCACTTTAAAAATGGTTTTAACTATAAGGCTCGTGATTTTTTCATCAAGCAAACTTTTTTTTTCTTGATTAATTTTGCAACTAACTGATTTTCTCAAAAGAAAAAAAAGACGATCCAGTATATCTAATTTAAGTCCTTCAGAGATTATACTATTAATATCTGTTTGTAAAGTGTTCTCGCCCTTAATAGCTGATTTATTCATATGTCCCTGATTCACGCTGATTCATTTCAAATTAACTATATTCACTTAATTTTATCCCAAGTATTATCCATTTCACTACGTTTTAGATCCTCAGCAATCTTTACATAACGTCTAAAACTTTCCTCTTTTTTGTGACCGGTGATGTTACGCACTACCATTTCTTTCATACCTAACACCAGGCTATTTGTTACAAAAGTTTTACGAGCTGTATGACTCGTGATGAGCTTGTGCTTAGGAACTGTCTTATCAATTCGTTGTTGTCCAACATACCTTGTTGTTGTTATAGGAGTGTTGATTTCTGCTTTTTCACAACACTCTTTGATGTATTTATTGAACTTCTGTTGTGAGATGATAGGCAAAGGTTCATAAATGGTGTCTTTGTATTTCTCCAAAATAGCTTTAGAAAATCGATTTAAAGGAATTCGAGTGTTATTAGCTCTTGTTTTCTGAATTGTTAGTGTAATCGCATCATCACTAATATTTGATGGTTTAAGAGAGCTGGTATCACTTATCCGTAATCCCGTAAAACAGTTGAAACAATAAACATCTCTTACTTGGCTTAATCTATTGGATTCGAATTCAAAATTATATAGTGTCATTAGCTCATCCATTGTAAGGTAGATAATCTCTGTTTCATCTATTCTAACTTTAAATTTTTTAAACTTTAGATTGTCGTGATATTCTTTGTCATGCGACCACTTCATAAATGTGTTTAGGACTTTTATGATGAATGCTAAATAACTATTCTTGTTCTTTCGGATCAGAAATGTATAATCCTGTATTTTTTCAAAGAAGTTGTTGTCAATGGATTCAAAGGTCAGTTTATAACCAGTAGAAATTTCAAAATCCTGTAAAAAGTTACGTGTGGTAGCATATGATTTAATAGTCCGTGGAACTTTTACTGATTTACAGGTCTCAATAAATTCTTCAAAGGAAGGGAAGAATAGGTGTGTAAGCTCAACTTTCTCGATACCAGAAGTAAGTTTTTCTAAAATGTATTCTTTTGTAGGGACGATATTATTCAGGAGAATATATCTATCAAGCTTCTTTATGTTTGCTTCCAGTTCATCAATGATCTTATTGTATTCGATGTAGTTGTTGTATTCTTCTTTTCTTTTTTGAGCTTTTATTCTTTCTTTTCTAGTATCCCAATTGCTTTCAGAACATTTTACGCCTTTTACCGCTTTAAAGATTTTAAATCCATTGGTCGCGATAACCATCCTAATGGGAGCTAGCCCAGCTTTACCGATTTTGTCCTTTCTTAAATGAAATGAAACTTGCATTAGTGTATAGTTTGATATAAATATACTAAATAGGGCAACAAAAAGGGCAACTTTTTTGAATAAAAATTGATTTAATTGGATTTTAATTTATTTAACATAATCTATGTATAGTAGTCTAAAAGGGTTTAAAAGGATTTAAGTATAATTAAAAATAATGGTACTCCCACCTCGAGTACTTAGATCAACCCTTTGATTTTCAAAGGGTTTTTTTGTTTTTGCCTGCTTCTTGCTTTTTTCTTTTAGATTTAAAATAGATGGGTCAATTTCATAGGGATATACAAGCAATACAGTTTAATCAAAATGCACTTATTTGTAGTGTTTTCTCTTATTATGCATTCTATGTTGTCAATCAGTTTGTCATTTAACCCTCGTTCTGGTTTTACTTTTTTGAAAATAAATCAAATTGCCTCAGAAATAGTTTTATTCTCTTTCAGGGACTAAAGAAACAGCTTGAAAATCAAATTCTTCAGTAAAAAGTGCTATATCTATTTGAATCTTGAAAAGAATATCAATAGTAATTATTGGATACTCAGATAACGAGAATAACTTGTAATTGTTCTCGGTACTAATTATCCTTTTATCCTACTTGGACTAACTCCGAATTTTCGTTTAAATGCTGTAGAAAAATGCTGTGGGTTTTTATAGCCAATCCTATCTGAGACCTCGTTGACAGAAAGTTTTTGATTTAGTAACATCTTTTTTGCCTGTTCCATTTTTGTGTCTCTTATGTAACCAAAAACAGTTGTCCCAAATACATTTTTAAATTCTTTTTTCAATGTACATTCGTTGGTACTCACTACTCTAGCTAAATCGGATAAACACATTGGGTTATTTAGTTTGGCTAAAACAATTTCCTTTGCATAATACATCTTATCAATAATGGTTTTAGAAGTATTGATATTCACAAGACATACATCACACAATCTAATTTGCTCTAATTGTAACAATAAAAGTTCTAAAACCTTAGCTTCCAAAAACAACTGTCTGTATTTGTTTTTCCATGAACAATTTATTATTTCATATATAATAATGAGCATAGGAGGGGTAATGGGATGATTGTGTGGGCTTAAAAAACCTATTTCTTTATTTTGTATTATTTTTTTGAACGTATCGAATAAACCATCATCAGGCAGGTATTGCTCAAAAAATTTAGGTTGTAGATTGATTTCAAAAATGTAAAAATCTTTTGAGTTCCACTCCATTTTCCCTTTAATATCGTTGCAATAAAAAATGTTATGTGTATTATTACCAATAGAAAAATCGGTAGGTAGAGCTTCTATTGAAGTACTCGAACTTCCTTGAAGGGTGAAGTGCATTTCTACGGTTTCTTCATTAAACTCAAAAAAAAGAGTTGTTTTTTGTGAAAGTGTACTACTACCATAGCCTATTTTAAAATTATCCAGTACAATTTCTTTGTACCATCCTCTAAAATTCT
Proteins encoded:
- a CDS encoding TraQ conjugal transfer family protein is translated as MKKIIILVSIALSIISCEELDVDIQNLEKTNFTLTTNTDQETLLINQSIELNLSITIEEPVTEELNFSMKYFDTGVEGKLSINGVEYAQGEIINNISNGIMSLNYLGTSIGAGNLTFQVTASNEITKEIIVPITVNETDFEFTVLFDKEKNYINESTPFSIDIKTKGTENLTYKVYFKNVEGEVKLDSEDQEILQNREFNLSEGITFGEYEGTKAQDTDIEFIAEASNGVVKSKVINFETLLTDFEVVMTPDPLSVPYRWDLSFTYFIKRPDNLKQEIEYYLHITSVGLGDLMYIIDGSEDHIPQGFEWNIGNRISNGGLLKQLGMVSPRKGVVTFHFRDSNGATYEKSINVDYYDY
- a CDS encoding conjugal transfer protein TraO, with the translated sequence MKQQHIILLIMLLAFCTVSGQYSNEVSGLIGYSNNGYSAAGNFHYYPDKNIGRYFEIGGYAGFLEEKQTGYDIPIEVYTLNVGYFTNIPLISNYSKSFLFSVGVGGVIGNESIDFSEIQLQEREFITTKGGAIYGGYGAAEADVKITNHLSAIARYTHFYHPESEIGKNKFMIGLGLAFKF
- a CDS encoding type IV secretory system conjugative DNA transfer family protein, giving the protein MKDINIIEALGHTLFFLIKIWTVYSCYLFCKYFKIHYAFGVLIYFFPLVNLLVTVFPFYYWINKLVAKKNIDKINDIEVADSENSDNSESLSFKTEKGIITIDNIYRNIYVQGGAGAGKSKSVIEPTIIQSAKNEMAGVFYDFKAPSMSEKLLYEYKDSTKVSTFFVDFKDPSRSNRVNPISPKYLLKSAHAFELSQTLIQNLLPETIKQREYFDREAQSILTGVMWYMRNNHPEYCTIPHIISMFLHVDIEKIIEMVGTDTEASGMISSLRQAMDRKANKLVASVMSTLQNALSTLNNPEIFWILSGNDFSLNLNDPSDPKFMCIGNDSTLSATYAPVISLILSSTLRLMNQEDKYKSTIIIDEAPTIFIPRLTEFLATARSNKISTIYAAQDYGQIEAQNGKEAAQSILSNLGTQIYGRTANVKTAEMIKSIFSKQDRTFVTTSQNDGKSGGLAWQLGRSKSKGQNESIQERDRVKVTDIMNLDKGEFYGIVAEGTPREFLKTKFLISEQPEIKHTYNIKTPEEYFKRNYNNIINEVLGIAGIDQKEDGNLINF
- a CDS encoding DUF5712 family protein; protein product: MPVCIIHKTTADSKGSCSKYTFYLNKENQELIAEKKYDRQQFFFDQHQNKLSSTTAMQKIDQNTRGKGLTRKEDKYFTVTLNFSEKELSYLAEKATGRKGIDNVNQMSKKEFEKYNTNIREYARNAMKNYASNFRNNISKNDIVYFGKTEHKRKYKGTEKEVINGKAKSGELKPGLQSHVHIVVSRSHKEKRIRLSPHRSARNTNNHKLRGRNVPNASFDRMQWVIKNEQSFDRQFKYERSLNEKFEVQYALKNGTPEEKIKYKSLIQENNLDKSKELEL
- a CDS encoding BfmA/BtgA family mobilization protein, with product MKKSIVINEKPHKDLRNLSEEFNRPIGKFTEDMILFFKKTGQDPALINDKTPSQMIKVIDRRIVGFFKTQESEILYPLQVSLSESIEQNTSFFKDLIQNLNSIFGRVKEKDIELKNDLLKISESLEQLNSKLR
- a CDS encoding helix-turn-helix domain-containing protein — its product is MNRAFKGIWIPKEIWLSKDLSIQEKIFIVEIDSLEDHVKGGCYAGNKYFSEFFGVSESRVSNIIKTLVSKKMITRKVVRTQNGSVRYLNVSHYLKTVIAHSHNLAVRTSHIQDSQSAESDNIIIHSNNTFSFKKKKSKIINANPRKK
- a CDS encoding helix-turn-helix domain-containing protein; this encodes MSFQLITHSKKDLERIVEVVIDRLRKTEFIQQTPINPTEDRLSQKEAAKFLGISVTSLIAWKKKGKVPYFQIGRSVFFSKSQLLKLAQKNPGLVQSSRR
- a CDS encoding site-specific integrase, whose amino-acid sequence is MQVSFHLRKDKIGKAGLAPIRMVIATNGFKIFKAVKGVKCSESNWDTRKERIKAQKRKEEYNNYIEYNKIIDELEANIKKLDRYILLNNIVPTKEYILEKLTSGIEKVELTHLFFPSFEEFIETCKSVKVPRTIKSYATTRNFLQDFEISTGYKLTFESIDNNFFEKIQDYTFLIRKNKNSYLAFIIKVLNTFMKWSHDKEYHDNLKFKKFKVRIDETEIIYLTMDELMTLYNFEFESNRLSQVRDVYCFNCFTGLRISDTSSLKPSNISDDAITLTIQKTRANNTRIPLNRFSKAILEKYKDTIYEPLPIISQQKFNKYIKECCEKAEINTPITTTRYVGQQRIDKTVPKHKLITSHTARKTFVTNSLVLGMKEMVVRNITGHKKEESFRRYVKIAEDLKRSEMDNTWDKIK
- a CDS encoding AraC family transcriptional regulator — protein: MGLKLCLEDVQDIMFESGKHQYDIDVAGTHELNISYNYKNFRGWYKEIVLDNFKIGYGSSTLSQKTTLFFEFNEETVEMHFTLQGSSSTSIEALPTDFSIGNNTHNIFYCNDIKGKMEWNSKDFYIFEINLQPKFFEQYLPDDGLFDTFKKIIQNKEIGFLSPHNHPITPPMLIIIYEIINCSWKNKYRQLFLEAKVLELLLLQLEQIRLCDVCLVNINTSKTIIDKMYYAKEIVLAKLNNPMCLSDLARVVSTNECTLKKEFKNVFGTTVFGYIRDTKMEQAKKMLLNQKLSVNEVSDRIGYKNPQHFSTAFKRKFGVSPSRIKG